A part of Gossypium hirsutum isolate 1008001.06 chromosome A07, Gossypium_hirsutum_v2.1, whole genome shotgun sequence genomic DNA contains:
- the LOC121231903 gene encoding zinc finger protein ZAT4, translated as MAFIVDQQSNIKHFCKICKKGFGCGRALGGHMRAHGIGDESGHIDGDDPASDWEDKLGRNVPPSNKRMYALRTNPNRLKSCRVCENCGKEFFSWKSFLEHGKCSSEDAESLVSSPGSDGDDGETRRGCGWSKRKRSFRANVGNFNTMCPSSEEEDLANCLMMLSNATVYPFVTEPEESCASASKEEERRNTINFIAPIACRVPMGKAKGVAKGLFECKACKKVFNSHQALGGHRASHKKVKGCFAARVDHKQADEDHDVITHEEFFPTKSMSTLQFHQGTNTPLASPSKKKSKVHECSICYKVFSSGQALGGHKRCHWITSNAPDASSLAKFHRFQDQMEMNQQTPKFIDNSEPLNLKLDLNLPAAGDHHDALRRKHVNPSSFKVSTGIYLQPWLGGDDAKEKEHNQHRMQQVDHDNKCNSSMQNTDEEADSMVKLAKLSELKGINMSGCSSPWLQVGIGSTTNVGFDP; from the coding sequence ATGGCTTTTATTGTGGATCAACAATCAAACATCAAACACTTTTGTAAAATTTGCAAGAAAGGATTTGGGTGTGGGAGAGCGCTTGGTGGGCATATGAGGGCTCATGGAATAGGCGACGAAAGCGGCCACATTGATGGCGATGATCCTGCTAGTGATTGGGAAGACAAATTAGGGAGGAATGTGCCGCCTAGCAACAAGCGCATGTACGCTTTGAGAACCAACCCTAATCGATTAAAGAGTTGTAGGGTTTGTGAGAATTGTGGGAAGGAGTTTTTTTCATGGAAATCTTTCCTTGAGCATGGTAAATGTAGCTCGGAGGATGCTGAATCGCTGGTGTCCTCGCCAGGCTCCGACGGTGACGATGGCGAGACAAGGAGAGGTTGCggttggtcaaaaaggaaaagaTCATTTAGAGCTAACGTGGGTAATTTCAACACCATGTGCCCATCAAGCGAAGAGGAAGACCTTGCCAATTGCCTTATGATGTTATCTAATGCAACCGTCTATCCTTTTGTAACTGAGCCTGAGGAATCCTGTGCTTCCGCCAGCAAAGAAGAGGAGAGAAGAAATACAATAAATTTCATTGCTCCTATTGCATGTAGGGTACCTATGGGCAAGGCCAAAGGTGTAGCCAAAGGGTTGTTTGAGTGCAAAGCATGCAAGAAAGTGTTTAATTCTCATCAGGCATTGGGTGGACATAGGGCTAGCCACAAGAAGGTTAAGGGATGTTTCGCAGCCCGGGTTGATCATAAGCAAGCTGATGAAGACCACGATGTTATCACACACGAAGAGTTTTTCCCTACAAAATCAATGTCAACTTTGCAATTTCATCAAGGAACTAATACTCCGTTGGCTTCTCCAtccaaaaagaaatcaaaagtacATGAATGTTCAATTTGTTACAAGGTTTTTTCATCGGGACAAGCCTTGGGAGGCCATAAAAGGTGCCATTGGATCACTTCAAATGCACCCGACGCTTCCTCTTTGGCTAAGTTTCATCGGTTCCAAGATCAAATGGAGATGAATCAGCAAACACCAAAGTTCATCGACAATTCTGAGCCGCTCAATCTTAAGCTTGATCTCAATCTTCCTGCAGCAGGCGATCATCATGATGCTTTACGACGAAAACACGTTAATCCATCAAGTTTTAAGGTTTCAACCGGAATCTATTTACAACCTTGGTTAGGAGGAGATGATGCCAAAGAAAAGGAACATAATCAGCACCGGATGCAACAAGTTGACCATGATAACAAGTGTAATAGCTCGATGCAAAATACGGACGAGGAAGCAGACAGTATGGTGAAGTTAGCAAAACTAAGTGAATTAAAGGGCATCAATATGAGTGGATGTTCATCTCCATGGCTGCAAGTTGGGATTGGTTCAACTACTAATGTTGGCTTTGACCCTTAA